Proteins encoded in a region of the Panthera tigris isolate Pti1 chromosome B2, P.tigris_Pti1_mat1.1, whole genome shotgun sequence genome:
- the RBM24 gene encoding RNA-binding protein 24 yields the protein MHTTQKDTTYTKIFVGGLPYHTTDASLRKYFEVFGEIEEAVVITDRQTGKSRGYGFVTMADRAAAERACKDPNPIIDGRKANVNLAYLGAKPRIMQPGFAFGVQQLHPALIQRPFGIPAHYVYPQAFVQPGVVIPHVQPTAAAASTTPYIDYTGAAYAQYSAAAAAAAAAAAYDQYPYAASPAAAGYVTAGGYGYAVQQPITAAAPGTAAAAAAAAAAAAAFGQYQPQQLQTDRMQ from the exons ATGCACACGACCCAGAAGGACACGACGTACACCAAGATCTTCGTCGGGGGGCTGCCCTACCACACCACCGACGCCAGCCTGCGCAAGTACTTCGAGGTCTTCGGCGAGATCGAGGAGGCGGTGGTCATCACCGACCGGCAGACGGGCAAGTCCCGGGGCTACGGATTT GTCACCATGGCTGACCGAGCTGCTGCGGAAAGAGCTTGCAAGGATCCCAACCCCATCATTGATGGCAGGAAAGCCAATGTGAATCTGGCATATTTGGGAGCAAAACCAAGGATCATGCAACCAG GTTTTGCCTTTGGTGTTCAACAACTTCATCCAGCCCTTATACAAAGACCTTTTGG GATCCCCGCCCACTACGTGTACCCGCAGGCTTTCGTGCAGCCCGGCGTGGTCATCCCGCACGTGCAGCCCACCGCGGCCGCCGCCTCCACCACCCCCTACATCGACTACACGGGCGCCGCCTACGCCCAGTACtcggcggccgccgccgccgccgccgccgccgccgcctacGACCAGTACCCGTACGCGGCGTCGCCGGCCGCCGCGGGCTACGTCACCGCCGGGGGCTACGGCTACGCCGTGCAGCAGCCAATCACCGCCGCCGCCCCCGGcacggccgccgccgccgccgccgccgcggccgccgccgccgccttcgGCCAGTACCAGCCGCAGCAGCTGCAGACCGACCGCATGCAGTAG